One window of Drosophila busckii strain San Diego stock center, stock number 13000-0081.31 chromosome 3L, ASM1175060v1, whole genome shotgun sequence genomic DNA carries:
- the LOC108598096 gene encoding transcription factor kayak: MLSVVTGGCAGMERLGVPTRTSLSTPPDDREQFRCRMRVDALQACELLAARSSSSNNQQTQQQQRNNKQQHSHHQQQQQQQQQLQQQHFLYQQHMNTPPSTHSLSAGSQAVGSSSNNHNNNNNTHSINNFVGSNVARGGIEATTLKYGNTGSGSYKGDLSNSSCSSMSSCSSLNSHSNDHHQHYQYQLQQQQTPRCPHHVPLPDSEYGQDRHLQIRSSYQQSEITRSYTKPPPNKTVRDVPEQIASANTNYRLNATNTCSSSSSSSSFALAVTQAQLSATSPTAAAAAAAASGVSAGSSSKSKPNAITKFFSRISSPKSPTALGTPASSGCSLASSASMSSSASSLASSNCVSTSSSASSLAAAPLATLPIANAATVKSTACSTGAAAGGTNTDAEDTQ, translated from the exons ATGCTATCGGTAGTGACGGGCGGCTGCGCGGGAATGGAGCGGCTAGGCGTTCCGACCCGCACATCATTGAGCACACCACCCGATGATAG ggAACAATTTAGATGTAGAATGCGCGTTGATGCGCTACAAGCGTGTGAACTTTTGGCTgcacgtagcagcagcagtaacaatcagcaaacgcaacaacagcaacgcaacaataagcaacaacattcccaccatcagcagcagcagcagcaacaacaacaacttcagcagcaacattttctatATCAGCAACACATGAATACACCGCCCTCAACTCATAGTTTAAGCGCCGGCAGCCAagctgttggcagcagcagcaacaatcacaacaacaacaacaacacgcatagtattaacaattttgttggcAGCAATGTGGCACGCGGCGGCATTGAGGCAACTACATTGAAATATGGCAACACAGGCAGCGGGAGCTACAAAGGCGACTTGAGTAATTCCAGCTGCTCGTCCATGTCCTCGTGTAGTTCGCTTAACAGCCATAGCAATGATCATCATCAACATTACCAAtaccagctgcagcaacagcagacgcCGCGTTGCCCACATCATGTACCACTGCCGGACAGCGAGTACGGACAGGATCGTCATCTGCAAATACGCAGCAGCTATCAG CAATCAGAAATCACACGCTCCTATACTAAGCCGCCGCCCAACAAAACCGTACGCGATGTGCCCGAACAAATAGCCAGCGCCAATACAAACTATCGCCTCAACGCCACAAATACCTGCAGTTCCAGCtccagtagcagcagctttgccttGGCCGTAACGCAAGCACAGCTATCGGCCACATctcccacagcagcagcagcagcagcagcagcatccggCGTCTCCGCTGGCAGTTCAAGCAAATCCAAGCCCAATGCTATAACCAAGTTCTTCTCCAGAATTAGTTCGCCCAAATCGCCCACAGCGCTGGGCACGCCTGCCAGCAGCGGCTGTTCACTAGCCTCATCTGCCTCCATGAGCTCCTCGGCCTCTTCGCTGGCATCCTCAAATTGTGTCTCCACATCATCGTCAGCTTCCTCGCTGGCTGCGGCGCCACTCGCTACGCTGCCCATTGCAAATGCAGCCACAGTTAAGAGCACAGCCTGCAGcactggagcagcagctggtggaaCAAACACCGATGCAGAGGATACGCAATAA
- the LOC108600197 gene encoding protein arginine N-methyltransferase 1 yields the protein MPAGRRKKEIKLSLMEFNAQMVQKEQKQHKSAPNAWRQKLQIKEGTTTTTAAEAAKQLLPKRSISKSVVKVRFDLPDEEEEETITRDQAAMQADPRSKSQIQLLKRPVVKPAANNNNNETHSDSIRGTRRGRGHRRVKHCPRIPTPPRTVPTELRQVDSMTSADFRHDFAAHVDNMRTRQKNQQHMHFFQTLMEENQHLLKNRNLLVLNCGTGTLALMAARAGAAQVYAVDYSLVTNYAQLVVKQNNYEHIIKVLHGHVSQLKLPERVDGIICNWMGHCLLYESELLQLLQARERWLKPGGFIMPDMAALYLLGSAEYLLKNERCNWWLNVYNFNMRALRRYALAEPRYAKIKGEHLLTKAHKVLSLNLNTVSLEQLHINKDIKLQVQHDGFCECFVLYFDVAFSRAHQPLTLSCNPCLQTNYKSPWLQTVLFVEQSFMMRAQQEYKGRLVFQSLAKPGEAVDLLHMKFEIELHEHDKNDSIGRALVLKSWNMMPRFQTLQEVADCQDRLVAHEPQN from the coding sequence ATGCCTGCCGGTCGTCGCAAAAAGGAAATAAAGCTGTCATTGATGGAGTTCAATGCGCAGATGGTTCAAAAAGAGCAGAAACAGCACAAATCTGCGCCCAACGCTTGGCGtcaaaagttgcaaattaaagaaggcacaacaacaacaacagccgcagaAGCAGCTAAACAGCTGTTACCAAAGCGCAGCATATCGAAAAGTGTTGTAAAAGTGCGTTTTGATTTGCCTGACGAAGAAGAGGAAGAAACAATAACAAGGGACCAAGCAGCGATGCAGGCTGATCCAAGGAGTAAATCACAAATTCAATTACTAAAACGCCCTGTGGTTAAGCCagcagctaataataataataatgaaacaCATAGCGATAGCATACGCGGCACTAGACGTGGACGCGGCCATCGACGGGTTAAGCACTGCCCACGCATACCAACGCCGCCGCGCACTGTGCCGACCGAGCTGAGACAAGTGGACAGCATGACATCGGCGGACTTTCGACATGATTTTGCAGCGCATGTGGATAATATGCGCACGCGTCAAAAGAATCAACAgcatatgcatttttttcaaaCGCTCATGGAGGAGAATCAGCATTTGTTAAAGAATCGCAACCTGTTGGTGCTCAACTGCGGCACAGGCACGCTGGCTTTGATGGCTGCCAGAGCAGGCGCTGCTCAGGTCTATGCAGTGGATTATTCGCTTGTGACCAACTATGCGCAGCTGGTggttaagcaaaataattatgagCATATCATAAAGGTGCTGCATGGACATGTCTCACAGCTGAAGCTGCCAGAGCGCGTGGATGGCATTATATGCAATTGGATGGGTCATTGCCTGCTTTATGAATccgagctgctgcagttgttgcaagCGCGCGAGCGTTGGCTTAAGCCTGGAGGCTTTATAATGCCGGATATGGCTGCGTTATATCTGTTGGGTAGTGCAGAGTATCTGCTGAAGAACGAACGCTGCAATTGGTGGCTAAACgtttataactttaatatGCGCGCATTGAGACGTTACGCCTTGGCTGAGCCACGCTATGCCAAGATTAAAGGCGAGCACTTGCTGACCAAGGCGCACAAGGTGCTAAGCTTGAACTTGAATACAGTTAgcttggagcagctgcatataaacaaaGATATAAAGCTGCAGGTGCAGCACGATGGTTTCTGTGAATGCTTTGTGCTCTACTTTGATGTGGCCTTTAGTCGCGCTCATCAGCCGCTTACGCTCAGCTGCAATCCTTGCCTGCAGACAAACTACAAATCGCCTTGGCTGCAAACTGTGCTCTTTGTGGAGCAATCCTTTATGATGCGTGCCCAGCAGGAGTACAAGGGACGCTTGGTTTTCCAATCCTTGGCTAAGCCGGGTGAAGCTGTGGATTTGTTGCATATGAAATTCGAAATTGAACTGCATGAGCATGATAAAAATGATAGCATTGGTCGAGCGTTGGTGCTCAAATCCTGGAATATGATGCCGCGCTTTCAAACGCTGCAGGAGGTGGCCGACTGCCAGGATAGGCTGGTGGCGCATGAGCCACAAAATTAG